In a single window of the Natronorubrum halophilum genome:
- the sucC gene encoding ADP-forming succinate--CoA ligase subunit beta, translated as MKLHEYQAKQVFADAGIPTPASQLASDVDGAVAAAEEIGYPVAIKAQVQVGGRGKAGGIKLVDDEDEAREAADEILGMDLKGYHVGSVLVEEAVDFTNELYVGITMDRGEGKPVAMVSTKGGVNIEEVAEEDPDAIAREHIDPSFGMHPYQARKAVYDAGVDQAIARDVSSVLTTLYQLWDDRDGADAEINPLMVTADDEVIAADAVMNIDEDALFRQPELAEMEAEAASTGDELEQMADEYDFDYVRLEGNVGIIGNGAGLVMTTLDLVDHYGGEPANFLDVGGGAKAARIANALDMVFSDDNVDSVVFNIFGGITRGDEVARGINEALEQFDEIPKPVVVRLAGTNWEEGMEILNEDLVTVEQTLEDAVQRAVEYAGEVSEQ; from the coding sequence ATGAAACTACACGAGTATCAGGCGAAGCAGGTCTTCGCCGACGCTGGGATTCCGACGCCAGCGTCTCAACTCGCCTCCGACGTCGACGGCGCTGTTGCCGCGGCCGAGGAGATCGGGTATCCAGTCGCAATCAAAGCGCAGGTACAGGTCGGCGGCCGCGGGAAAGCCGGCGGGATCAAACTCGTCGACGACGAGGACGAAGCCCGCGAGGCGGCCGACGAGATTCTGGGGATGGATCTCAAGGGCTACCACGTCGGGAGCGTGCTCGTCGAGGAAGCGGTCGACTTCACCAACGAACTCTACGTGGGGATCACGATGGACCGCGGCGAGGGCAAGCCCGTCGCGATGGTCTCGACCAAAGGCGGCGTCAACATCGAGGAGGTCGCCGAGGAAGACCCCGACGCCATCGCCCGCGAGCACATCGACCCCTCCTTCGGCATGCATCCCTACCAGGCCCGCAAGGCCGTCTACGATGCCGGCGTCGATCAGGCGATCGCTCGCGACGTCTCGAGCGTCCTCACTACGCTCTATCAGCTCTGGGACGACCGCGACGGCGCAGACGCCGAGATCAACCCGCTGATGGTCACCGCAGACGACGAGGTCATCGCGGCCGACGCCGTGATGAACATCGACGAGGACGCGTTATTCCGCCAGCCCGAACTCGCCGAGATGGAGGCGGAAGCCGCCAGCACCGGCGACGAACTCGAGCAGATGGCGGACGAGTACGACTTCGACTACGTCCGACTCGAGGGCAACGTCGGAATCATCGGCAACGGTGCCGGACTCGTGATGACCACGCTCGACCTCGTCGACCACTACGGCGGCGAGCCCGCGAACTTCCTGGACGTCGGTGGCGGCGCGAAGGCCGCCCGCATCGCGAACGCGCTGGATATGGTGTTCTCCGACGACAACGTCGACAGCGTCGTCTTCAACATCTTCGGCGGGATCACTCGCGGCGACGAGGTCGCCCGAGGAATCAACGAGGCGCTCGAGCAGTTCGACGAGATCCCCAAGCCGGTGGTCGTGCGACTGGCCGGCACCAACTGGGAGGAGGGCATGGAGATTCTCAACGAGGACCTCGTGACGGTCGAACAGACCCTCGAGGACGCGGTCCAACGTGCTGTCGAGTACGCTGGGGAGGTGAGCGAACAATGA
- the sucD gene encoding succinate--CoA ligase subunit alpha: protein MSVLVDDDTRVVVQGITGGEGKFHAEQMMEYGTNVVAGAVPGKGGQEAAGVPVYNTVHEAVEEENADTSVIFVPPAFAGDAIFESLDSGLDLAVAITEGVPTQDMARVNKRLSETDTRLIGPNCPGLITPGEAKLGILPGNIFAEGNVGLVSRSGTLTYQVVDSLTNRGIGQTTAIGIGGDPIIGTDFVDALDLFENDPETDAIVMCGEIGGEDEEEAAAFIDEHVDTPVAGFIAGRTAPPGKRMGHAGAIVSGSGTGTAESKINALNDAGVPVGDTPEEVADHIEGFLD from the coding sequence ATGAGTGTACTAGTCGACGACGACACGCGCGTCGTGGTACAGGGCATCACCGGCGGGGAAGGCAAGTTCCACGCCGAACAGATGATGGAGTACGGCACCAACGTCGTCGCCGGCGCGGTTCCCGGCAAAGGCGGCCAGGAAGCCGCCGGCGTTCCGGTCTACAACACGGTCCACGAGGCCGTCGAGGAGGAGAACGCCGACACGTCCGTGATCTTCGTCCCGCCGGCCTTCGCCGGCGACGCGATCTTCGAGTCGCTCGATTCGGGTCTCGACCTCGCGGTCGCGATCACGGAAGGCGTCCCGACCCAGGACATGGCTCGCGTCAACAAGCGCCTCTCCGAGACGGACACGCGACTCATCGGCCCGAACTGTCCGGGCCTCATCACGCCGGGCGAGGCCAAACTCGGCATTCTCCCCGGAAACATCTTCGCGGAGGGCAACGTCGGCCTCGTCTCCCGCTCCGGTACCTTGACCTACCAGGTCGTCGACAGCCTGACCAACCGTGGCATCGGCCAGACGACCGCCATCGGTATCGGCGGCGACCCGATCATCGGCACGGACTTCGTCGACGCCCTCGACCTCTTCGAGAACGACCCCGAGACCGACGCGATCGTCATGTGCGGTGAGATCGGCGGCGAAGACGAGGAGGAAGCGGCCGCGTTCATCGACGAACACGTCGACACGCCGGTCGCCGGCTTCATCGCCGGCCGCACGGCGCCGCCGGGCAAACGGATGGGCCACGCGGGCGCAATCGTCTCCGGCTCCGGCACCGGCACCGCGGAGAGCAAGATCAACGCGCTCAACGACGCCGGCGTCCCCGTCGGCGACACCCCCGAGGAAGTCGCGGACCACATCGAAGGGTTCCTCGACTAA